The following coding sequences lie in one Arabidopsis thaliana chromosome 3, partial sequence genomic window:
- a CDS encoding Nucleotidylyl transferase superfamily protein (Nucleotidylyl transferase superfamily protein; FUNCTIONS IN: molecular_function unknown; INVOLVED IN: biological_process unknown; LOCATED IN: cellular_component unknown; EXPRESSED IN: 22 plant structures; EXPRESSED DURING: 13 growth stages; BEST Arabidopsis thaliana protein match is: Nucleotidylyl transferase superfamily protein (TAIR:AT2G01220.2).) yields MANEMALLAYNRALKLSKPGCAVLGVGFTGTLATSRPKRGDHRFFLSIRASNRIWETSVTLTKGKRSREEEDKVASSVLIQAMAKACQVSETLDSGLTDSEVLNESVIQFSEEEELEQLIDGQICSKIYPFSKESYGSDKDRKIILPGSFNPLHDGDLKLLEAAMSVSEEGGYPCFEISALNADKPSLTVTEIKDRVKQFEVLEKTVIVSNQPFFYKKAELFPGSSFVIGADTAARIVNPKYYEGSHKRMLEVLGDCKRTGCKFLVGGRNVDSVFKVLDDHEIPKEISTMFTSISADTFRMDISSTELRKNQGGVIS; encoded by the exons ATGGCGAATGAAATGGCTTTGTTAGCTTATAATCGTGCTCTTAAGCTTTCTAAGCCAG GATGTGCGGTTCTTGGTGTTGGTTTTACTGGAACGTTAGCAACTTCTCGTCCAAAGCGTGGGGATCATAG GTTCTTTTTGTCGATAAGAGCTTCCAACCGGATATGGGAAACTTCAGTTACTCTAACAAAG GGAAAACGAAGccgagaggaagaagataaagtgGCAAGCTCTGTACTGATTCAG GCTATGGCTAAGGCATGCCAAGTTTCTGAGACACTTGACTCTGGCTTGACTGATTCTGAGGTGCTTAATGAGTCTGTAATCCAGtttagtgaagaagaagaactagaACAGCTTATAGATGGACAAATATGCTCTAAGATCTATCCATTTTCTAAAG AATCATACGGGTCGGATAAAGATAGAAAGATTATACTGCCTGGTTCTTTTAACCCATTACATGACGGTGATCTCAAGCTGTTGGAAGCTGCTATGAG TGTTTCTGAGGAAGGAGGGTATCCATGTTTTGAAATATCTGCACTGAATGCAGACAAACCATCGCTTACAGTTACAGAGATTAAAGATCGTGTCAAACAATTTGAAGTACTTG AAAAGACGGTAATAGTTTCAAATCAGCCTTTCTTCTACAAGAAAGCTGAACTCTTCCCAGGAAGCAGTTTTGTAATTGGTGCTGATACTGCAGCAAGGATTGTTAAT CCAAAGTACTATGAAGGAAGCCACAAAAGGATGTTGGAGGTACTAGGTGATTGCAAACGAACAGGTTGCAAGTTCCTTGTTGGTGGCCGTAATGTAGATAGTGTATTCAAG GTTCTTGACGATCATGAGATTCCAAAGGAAATAAGTACAATGTTTACCTCAATTTCAGCAGATACATTCCGTATGGATATATCCTCTACAGAGCTAAGAAAGAACCAAGGAGGTGTTATTTCATAA
- the AOX1C gene encoding alternative oxidase 1C (alternative oxidase 1C (AOX1C); CONTAINS InterPro DOMAIN/s: Alternative oxidase (InterPro:IPR002680); BEST Arabidopsis thaliana protein match is: alternative oxidase 1B (TAIR:AT3G22360.1); Has 1310 Blast hits to 1304 proteins in 245 species: Archae - 0; Bacteria - 111; Metazoa - 12; Fungi - 192; Plants - 384; Viruses - 0; Other Eukaryotes - 611 (source: NCBI BLink).) yields the protein MITTLLRRSLLDASKQATSINGILFHQLAPAKYFRVPAVGGLRDFSKMTFEKKKTSEEEEGSGDGVKVNDQGNKGEQLIVSYWGVKPMKITKEDGTEWKWSCFRPWETYKADLTIDLKKHHVPSTLPDKIAYWMVKSLRWPTDLFFQRRYGCRAIMLETVAAVPGMVGGMLMHFKSLRRFEQSGGWIKALLEEAENERMHLMTFMEVAKPKWYERALVISVQGVFFNAYLIGYIISPKFAHRMVGYLEEEAIHSYTEFLKELDNGNIENVPAPAIAVDYWRLEADATLRDVVMVVRADEAHHRDVNHYASDIHYQGHELKEAPAPIGYH from the exons ATGATCACTACATTACTCCGTCGCTCTCTCCTTGACGCATCAAAGCAAGCGACATCCATTAATGGAATTCTATTTCACCAACTTGCTCCAGCGAAATATTTTAGGGTTCCGGCAGTGGGAGGTCTGAGAGATTTCAGCAAGATGacatttgaaaagaagaaaacatcggaagaagaggaaggatCCGGTGACGGCGTCAAGGTTAATGATCAAGGTAACAAAGGGGAACAATTAATAGTTAGTTATTGGGGCGTGAAGCCAATGAAAATCACCAAAGAAGATGGAACTGAATGGAAATGGAGTTGCTTTCGG CCATGGGAGACTTATAAAGCTGATCTAACGATAGATTTGAAGAAGCATCATGTTCCTTCAACTTTACCGGACAAAATAGCTTATTGGATGGTTAAATCTCTTCGATGGCCTACCGATCTTTTCTTCCAG AGGAGGTATGGTTGCCGAGCGATTATGCTAGAGACGGTTGCAGCGGTTCCAGGAATGGTTGGAGGGATGCTTATGCACTTCAAATCTCTCAGGCGTTTCGAACAAAGTGGGGGTTGGATCAAAGCCCTTCTcgaagaagcagagaatgaGAGAATGCACTTAATGACATTCATGGAAGTAGCGAAACCCAAATGGTACGAACGAGCTCTTGTGATCTCTGTTCAAGGGGTTTTCTTCAACGCTTATTTAATCGGATACATAATCTCTCCCAAGTTTGCTCATCGTATGGTTGGATACCTTGAGGAAGAAGCAATACATTCTTACACTGAGTTTCTCAAAGAACTCGATAACGGTAACATCGAAAATGTTCCTGCACCGGCTATCGCTGTTGATTACTGGAGGCTTGAAGCTGATGCAACGCTTCGTGATGTTGTCATGGTGGTTCGTGCTGATGAGGCGCATCACCGTGACGTTAACCACTATGCATCC GATATTCACTACCAAGGTCATGAGCTGAAAGAAGCTCCAGCTCCTATAGGATATCACTGA
- a CDS encoding reverse transcriptase family protein (unknown protein; BEST Arabidopsis thaliana protein match is: unknown protein (TAIR:AT4G05095.1); Has 18 Blast hits to 18 proteins in 1 species: Archae - 0; Bacteria - 0; Metazoa - 0; Fungi - 0; Plants - 18; Viruses - 0; Other Eukaryotes - 0 (source: NCBI BLink).) — translation MWFHFTVLKIVKDFKEVGGSYDRGASMPHMDARGLPATARGRRLSSSSGVFYYFALLISSSRVQERNQRIHSSSQKTSLTIVKEIKVILKARLDPLARAQRLARPGSSVLSTWFRLFG, via the exons ATGTGGTTTCATTTTAcggttttgaaaattgttaagGATTTTAAA GAAGTAGGCGGAAGTTACGACCGAGGCGCCTCAATGCCTCACATGGACGCACGTGGACTACCGGCAACAGCACGTGGACGACGGCTGTCGTCGTCCTCCGGcgtattttattattttgcgCTTCTAATATCCTCGTCTCGGGTACAG GAGCGGAACCAAAGAATTCATTCCTCCTCTCAGAAAACTTCCTTAACTATTGTCAAGGAGATTAAGGTTATCTTGAAGGCGCGCCTTGATCCGTTGGCTCGTGCCCAACGGTTAGCCAGACCGGGATCGTCGGTTCTCTCAACCTGGTTTAGGTTGTTCGGGTAA
- a CDS encoding Nucleotidylyl transferase superfamily protein — translation MMSRFFLSIRASNRIWETSVTLTKGKRSREEEDKVASSVLIQAMAKACQVSETLDSGLTDSEVLNESVIQFSEEEELEQLIDGQICSKIYPFSKESYGSDKDRKIILPGSFNPLHDGDLKLLEAAMSVSEEGGYPCFEISALNADKPSLTVTEIKDRVKQFEVLEKTVIVSNQPFFYKKAELFPGSSFVIGADTAARIVNPKYYEGSHKRMLEVLGDCKRTGCKFLVGGRNVDSVFKVLDDHEIPKEISTMFTSISADTFRMDISSTELRKNQGGVIS, via the exons ATGATGAGTAGGTTCTTTTTGTCGATAAGAGCTTCCAACCGGATATGGGAAACTTCAGTTACTCTAACAAAG GGAAAACGAAGccgagaggaagaagataaagtgGCAAGCTCTGTACTGATTCAG GCTATGGCTAAGGCATGCCAAGTTTCTGAGACACTTGACTCTGGCTTGACTGATTCTGAGGTGCTTAATGAGTCTGTAATCCAGtttagtgaagaagaagaactagaACAGCTTATAGATGGACAAATATGCTCTAAGATCTATCCATTTTCTAAAG AATCATACGGGTCGGATAAAGATAGAAAGATTATACTGCCTGGTTCTTTTAACCCATTACATGACGGTGATCTCAAGCTGTTGGAAGCTGCTATGAG TGTTTCTGAGGAAGGAGGGTATCCATGTTTTGAAATATCTGCACTGAATGCAGACAAACCATCGCTTACAGTTACAGAGATTAAAGATCGTGTCAAACAATTTGAAGTACTTG AAAAGACGGTAATAGTTTCAAATCAGCCTTTCTTCTACAAGAAAGCTGAACTCTTCCCAGGAAGCAGTTTTGTAATTGGTGCTGATACTGCAGCAAGGATTGTTAAT CCAAAGTACTATGAAGGAAGCCACAAAAGGATGTTGGAGGTACTAGGTGATTGCAAACGAACAGGTTGCAAGTTCCTTGTTGGTGGCCGTAATGTAGATAGTGTATTCAAG GTTCTTGACGATCATGAGATTCCAAAGGAAATAAGTACAATGTTTACCTCAATTTCAGCAGATACATTCCGTATGGATATATCCTCTACAGAGCTAAGAAAGAACCAAGGAGGTGTTATTTCATAA
- a CDS encoding Nucleotidylyl transferase superfamily protein, which yields MLYSGMYGIRHRDLGYNLLIWWKGCAVLGVGFTGTLATSRPKRGDHRFFLSIRASNRIWETSVTLTKGKRSREEEDKVASSVLIQAMAKACQVSETLDSGLTDSEVLNESVIQFSEEEELEQLIDGQICSKIYPFSKESYGSDKDRKIILPGSFNPLHDGDLKLLEAAMSVSEEGGYPCFEISALNADKPSLTVTEIKDRVKQFEVLEKTVIVSNQPFFYKKAELFPGSSFVIGADTAARIVNPKYYEGSHKRMLEVLGDCKRTGCKFLVGGRNVDSVFKVLDDHEIPKEISTMFTSISADTFRMDISSTELRKNQGGVIS from the exons ATGCTTTACTCGGGTATGTACGGGATTAGACATAGAGATCTTGGTTATAACTTGCTAATTTGGTGGAAAGGATGTGCGGTTCTTGGTGTTGGTTTTACTGGAACGTTAGCAACTTCTCGTCCAAAGCGTGGGGATCATAG GTTCTTTTTGTCGATAAGAGCTTCCAACCGGATATGGGAAACTTCAGTTACTCTAACAAAG GGAAAACGAAGccgagaggaagaagataaagtgGCAAGCTCTGTACTGATTCAG GCTATGGCTAAGGCATGCCAAGTTTCTGAGACACTTGACTCTGGCTTGACTGATTCTGAGGTGCTTAATGAGTCTGTAATCCAGtttagtgaagaagaagaactagaACAGCTTATAGATGGACAAATATGCTCTAAGATCTATCCATTTTCTAAAG AATCATACGGGTCGGATAAAGATAGAAAGATTATACTGCCTGGTTCTTTTAACCCATTACATGACGGTGATCTCAAGCTGTTGGAAGCTGCTATGAG TGTTTCTGAGGAAGGAGGGTATCCATGTTTTGAAATATCTGCACTGAATGCAGACAAACCATCGCTTACAGTTACAGAGATTAAAGATCGTGTCAAACAATTTGAAGTACTTG AAAAGACGGTAATAGTTTCAAATCAGCCTTTCTTCTACAAGAAAGCTGAACTCTTCCCAGGAAGCAGTTTTGTAATTGGTGCTGATACTGCAGCAAGGATTGTTAAT CCAAAGTACTATGAAGGAAGCCACAAAAGGATGTTGGAGGTACTAGGTGATTGCAAACGAACAGGTTGCAAGTTCCTTGTTGGTGGCCGTAATGTAGATAGTGTATTCAAG GTTCTTGACGATCATGAGATTCCAAAGGAAATAAGTACAATGTTTACCTCAATTTCAGCAGATACATTCCGTATGGATATATCCTCTACAGAGCTAAGAAAGAACCAAGGAGGTGTTATTTCATAA
- the ATPK7 gene encoding Protein kinase superfamily protein (ATPK7; FUNCTIONS IN: protein serine/threonine kinase activity, kinase activity; INVOLVED IN: protein amino acid phosphorylation; LOCATED IN: chloroplast; EXPRESSED IN: 22 plant structures; EXPRESSED DURING: 13 growth stages; CONTAINS InterPro DOMAIN/s: Protein kinase, catalytic domain (InterPro:IPR000719), Serine/threonine-protein kinase domain (InterPro:IPR002290), Tyrosine-protein kinase, catalytic domain (InterPro:IPR020635), Serine/threonine-protein kinase-like domain (InterPro:IPR017442), Serine/threonine-protein kinase, active site (InterPro:IPR008271), Protein kinase-like domain (InterPro:IPR011009); BEST Arabidopsis thaliana protein match is: D6 protein kinase like 2 (TAIR:AT5G47750.1); Has 35333 Blast hits to 34131 proteins in 2444 species: Archae - 798; Bacteria - 22429; Metazoa - 974; Fungi - 991; Plants - 531; Viruses - 0; Other Eukaryotes - 9610 (source: NCBI BLink).), translating into MDSSSSVVYVGSSSKSRNFQSKSKGSITSFSIDSRGTKKSMKTLLIPEPEPTSPEVIESSVSSVSAESETPISIIRKKKQSEPRFYSSPTNTFYTEAKQSFTNTEFSECASISTIGIGGIDLEKNGVMIYRGSIGSDVSDESSSSGLSNAAYKPHRDNNDKRWVAIQEVRSRVGSSLEAKDFKLIKKLGGGDIGNVYLAELIGTGVSFAVKVMEKAAIAARKKLVRAQTEKEILQSLDHPFLPTLYSHFETEMNSCLVMEFCPGGDLHSLRQKQRGKYFPEQAARFYVAEVLLAMEYLHMLGIIYRDLKPENVLVREDGHIMLSDFDLSLRCAVSPTLVRFAAITLESKSSSYCIQPTCVDQSSCIVQPDCIQPVCFTPRFLSKGKHRKKSNDMSRQIRPLPELIAEPTSARSMSFVGTHEYLAPEIIKGEGHGSAVDWWTFGIFLYELLFGITPFRGGDNRATLFNVVGQPLRFPEHPNVSFAARDLIRGLLVKEPQHRLAYRRGATEIKQHPFFQSVNWALIRCTSPPQIPQPVKPMDQAHSVRHGFSQGHGHVGYDKPPTVDVKPSGNYLEIDFF; encoded by the exons atggattcttcttcatcagtcGTTTACGTTGGTTCATCATCCAAATCCAGAAACTTTCAATCTAAATCCAAAGGTTCGATTACATCTTTCTCAATCGATTCAAGAGGCACCAAGAAATCAATGAAGACGTTATTAATCCCAGAACCAGAACCAACTTCCCCTGAAGTTATAGAAAGTTCTGTGTCCTCTGTTTCAGCTGAATCCGAGACACCAATTTCGATTATACgtaagaagaaacaatcaGAGCCAAGGTTTTACTCTAGCCCAACCAACACGTTTTACacagaagcaaaacaaagctTTACCAACACAGAATTCAGTGAATGTGCAAGCATAAGCACTATTGGTATAGGTGGTATTGATTTGGAGAAGAATGGTGTAATGATATACAGAGGAAGTATAGGGAGTGATGTTAGTGATGAGAGTAGCTCAAGTGGTCTGAGTAATGCAGCTTACAAGCCACATAGAGATAATAACGATAAGCGTTGGGTTGCGATTCAGGAGGTTCGTTCTCGGGTTGGTTCGTCGCTTGAGGCTAAAGATTTCAAGCTGATTAAGAAGTTAGGAGGAGGTGATATTGGTAATGTTTACTTAGCTGAGTTGATTGGAACTGGAGTGAGTTTTGCTGTGAAAGTTATGGAGAAAGCTGCTATTGCAGCGAGGAAGAAGCTTGTTAGAGCTCAGACTGAGAAAGAGATACTTCAATCGTTAGATCATCCTTTCTTGCCTACGCTTTACTCACATTTCGAAACAGAGATGAATTCTTGTTTGGTTATGGAGTTTTGTCCTGGTGGTGATTTACATTCTCTTAGACAAAAACAGCGTGGAAAGTACTTCCCTGAGCAAGCTGCTAG ATTTTATGTTGCTGAAGTTCTTCTTGCTATGGAGTATCTACATATGCTTGGGATCATATACAGAGACCTTAAGCCTGAGAATGTTTTAGTTCGTGAAGATGGACATATAATGCTATCTGATTTCGACCTCTCTTTGAGATGTGCAGTCTCTCCAACGTTGGTTCGGTTCGCAGCAATCACGCTTGAGTCCAAAAGCTCAAGCTACTGTATCCAACCAACATGTGTAGACCAATCGAGCTGCATTGTTCAGCCTGACTGCATCCAGCCAGTGTGTTTCACTCCTCGGTTCTTGTCTAAAGGAAAGCACAGGAAGAAGTCGAACGATATGAGCCGCCAAATCAGACCGCTTCCTGAGCTGATAGCTGAACCGACTAGCGCAAGGTCAATGTCGTTTGTTGGTACACACGAGTACCTAGCACCAGAGATTATCAAAGGAGAAGGTCATGGAAGCGCGGTTGACTGGTGGACATTCGGGATATTCCTCTATGAGCTTCTATTTGGGATAACACCGTTTAGAGGAGGCGATAACAGAGCGACACTCTTTAACGTAGTTGGACAGCCATTGCGGTTTCCCGAGCATCCAAATGTGAGCTTTGCAGCTAGAGATTTGATCAGAGGATTGCTAGTGAAAGAGCCTCAGCATCGGTTGGCTTATAGAAGAGGAGCTACTGAGATTAAGCAGCATCCGTTTTTCCAAAGTGTGAATTGGGCTTTGATCAGATGCACCAGTCCACCACAGATTCCTCAACCGGTTAAACCAATGGATCAAGCTCACAGTGTTCGTCATGGTTTTAGTCAAGGACATGGACATGTTGGTTATGATAAGCCTCCTACTGTGGATGTGAAGCCTTCTGGTAATTATTTGGAAATTGATTTCTTCTGA
- a CDS encoding SWAP (Suppressor-of-White-APricot)/surp RNA-binding domain-containing protein (SWAP (Suppressor-of-White-APricot)/surp RNA-binding domain-containing protein; FUNCTIONS IN: RNA binding; INVOLVED IN: RNA processing; LOCATED IN: cellular_component unknown; CONTAINS InterPro DOMAIN/s: SWAP/Surp (InterPro:IPR000061); BEST Arabidopsis thaliana protein match is: SWAP (Suppressor-of-White-APricot)/surp domain-containing protein / ubiquitin family protein (TAIR:AT1G14650.2); Has 104 Blast hits to 103 proteins in 35 species: Archae - 0; Bacteria - 0; Metazoa - 46; Fungi - 3; Plants - 53; Viruses - 0; Other Eukaryotes - 2 (source: NCBI BLink).), translating into MASYISTGGLVVEKVMRYLVVGDARYNFMGISDPFHPFYQQRLTQYRSLNQQDEANLDYDATLAAYMRKATEFRSRIQQEGPNLDDDDADAGQRIVLPHLLDYRLPKGMSVKNLELSSSQHSLGLGFKERDGFEFTNPTDSKFPRFTLFVLEYSEVFKAPKDLKEKWDSLHDVKWRDGGVMSMVNWHASFEKEFFANNEELPPPEITETGWCIIMISVVDVDGRELNIIEKTVQSLSENVASFKEKIAADKPKNPTREAGDIRKIRVVKGQQQVTSILKCRSRRNPHFVILYVWEIDRFGQALFMHGNVFRRT; encoded by the exons ATGGCGAGTTACATTTCCACTGGAGGGTTGGTGGTTGAGAAGGTGATGAGGTATCTTGTTGTAGGTGACGCAAGATACAACTTTATGGGTATTTCAGACCCCTTTCACCCGTTTTACCAGCAAAGGCTTACCCAGTACCGTTCTCTGAATCAACAAGACGAAGCTAATCTTGATTATGATGCTACTCTTGCTGCTTACATGCGAAAGGCTACTGAATTCCGTTCTCGGATTCAACAAGAGGGACCtaatcttgatgatgatgatgctgatgCTGGTCAACGCATTGTTCTGCCACATCTTCTGGACTATAGACTTCCAAAAGGGATGAGTGTCAAGAATTTAGAACTATCAAGCTCACAACACAGTTTGGGGCTTG GGTTCAAGGAAAGAGATGGATTTGAGTTTACGAATCCAACTGATAGTAAGTTCCCACGATTCACTCTATTTGTTCTTGAGTATTCAGAAGTATTTAAGGCACCTAAAGATCTGAAAGAAAAG TGGGATTCTCTCCATGATGTTAAATGGAGGGATGGTGGGGTGATGTCTATGGTTAATTGGCATGCTTCTTTTGAGAAAGAGTTTTTTGCTAACAATGAAGAGCTTCCACCACCTGAAATTACTGAAACT GGTTGGTGTATAATCATGATCTCTGTTGTGGATGTTGATGGTCGTGAGCTAAACATTATTGAGAAAACAGTGCAGTCGTTATCTGAAAACGTGGCGAGTTTCAAGGAGAAAATAGCCGCGGATAAACCGAAGAATCCCACCAGAGAAGCAGGTGATATTCGGAAAATCCGGGTTGTTAAAGGACAACAACAAGTCACTAGCATATTAAAATGTAGGAGCAGGAGAAATCCTCACTTTGTCATTCTGTACGTGTGGGAGATAGACAGATTTGGACAAGCCTTGTTTATGCACGGAAATGTTTTTCGACGCACTTGA
- a CDS encoding cyclin-dependent kinase inhibitor SMR3-like protein (unknown protein; BEST Arabidopsis thaliana protein match is: unknown protein (TAIR:AT5G40460.1); Has 36 Blast hits to 36 proteins in 6 species: Archae - 0; Bacteria - 0; Metazoa - 0; Fungi - 0; Plants - 36; Viruses - 0; Other Eukaryotes - 0 (source: NCBI BLink).), whose product MGISKKSQVSRELDTDGKKFIFAKTSIRASLKPVKTKLIKPERESEDGICITPTARGAKTPECPAAPRKRPPVLKCQNNIRIEYFVPPSDFELVFIQRR is encoded by the coding sequence ATGGGAATTTCGAAAAAATCTCAAGTTAGCAGAGAATTAGACACCGATGGAAAAAAGTTTATCTTCGCCAAAACATCGATTCGGGCTTCACTAAAGCCGGTGAAGACGAAACTCATTAAGCCTGAGAGAGAATCAGAAGATGGAATTTGTATCACTCCCACGGCGAGAGGAGCAAAGACTCCGGAGTGTCCGGCGGCTCCAAGGAAACGCCCACCGGTGTTGAAATGTCAGAACAATATTCGTATAGAGTACTTTGTGCCTCCTTCAGATTTCGAGTTGGTGTTTATACAACGCCGTTAA
- a CDS encoding Nucleotidylyl transferase superfamily protein (Nucleotidylyl transferase superfamily protein; BEST Arabidopsis thaliana protein match is: Nucleotidylyl transferase superfamily protein (TAIR:AT2G01220.2); Has 420 Blast hits to 413 proteins in 52 species: Archae - 6; Bacteria - 25; Metazoa - 0; Fungi - 3; Plants - 76; Viruses - 0; Other Eukaryotes - 310 (source: NCBI BLink).), with the protein MAESAIRTIVESIHSSPTQAVVYLSGGASQSLGWLMSVPGASNTLLEAVVPYSMISMVQLLGRVPNQHCSQSMANEMALLAYNRALKLSKPGCAVLGVGFTGTLATSRPKRGDHRFFLSIRASNRIWETSVTLTKGKRSREEEDKVASSVLIQAMAKACQVSETLDSGLTDSEVLNESVIQFSEEEELEQLIDGQICSKIYPFSKESYGSDKDRKIILPGSFNPLHDGDLKLLEAAMSVSEEGGYPCFEISALNADKPSLTVTEIKDRVKQFEVLEKTVIVSNQPFFYKKAELFPGSSFVIGADTAARIVNPKYYEGSHKRMLEVLGDCKRTGCKFLVGGRNVDSVFKVLDDHEIPKEISTMFTSISADTFRMDISSTELRKNQGGVIS; encoded by the exons ATGGCGGAGTCTGCGATCCGAACCATCGTCGAATCAATTCACTCATCGCCGACGCAAGCCGTCGTGTATCTCTCCGGCGGTGCCTCTCAG TCTTTAGGTTGGTTAATGTCAGTTCCTGGAGCTTCGAACACACTTCTCGAAGCCGTGGTTCCGTATTCCATGATCTCTATGGTTCAATTACTCGGCAGG GTTCCGAACCAACACTGTAGCCAATCAATGGCGAATGAAATGGCTTTGTTAGCTTATAATCGTGCTCTTAAGCTTTCTAAGCCAG GATGTGCGGTTCTTGGTGTTGGTTTTACTGGAACGTTAGCAACTTCTCGTCCAAAGCGTGGGGATCATAG GTTCTTTTTGTCGATAAGAGCTTCCAACCGGATATGGGAAACTTCAGTTACTCTAACAAAG GGAAAACGAAGccgagaggaagaagataaagtgGCAAGCTCTGTACTGATTCAG GCTATGGCTAAGGCATGCCAAGTTTCTGAGACACTTGACTCTGGCTTGACTGATTCTGAGGTGCTTAATGAGTCTGTAATCCAGtttagtgaagaagaagaactagaACAGCTTATAGATGGACAAATATGCTCTAAGATCTATCCATTTTCTAAAG AATCATACGGGTCGGATAAAGATAGAAAGATTATACTGCCTGGTTCTTTTAACCCATTACATGACGGTGATCTCAAGCTGTTGGAAGCTGCTATGAG TGTTTCTGAGGAAGGAGGGTATCCATGTTTTGAAATATCTGCACTGAATGCAGACAAACCATCGCTTACAGTTACAGAGATTAAAGATCGTGTCAAACAATTTGAAGTACTTG AAAAGACGGTAATAGTTTCAAATCAGCCTTTCTTCTACAAGAAAGCTGAACTCTTCCCAGGAAGCAGTTTTGTAATTGGTGCTGATACTGCAGCAAGGATTGTTAAT CCAAAGTACTATGAAGGAAGCCACAAAAGGATGTTGGAGGTACTAGGTGATTGCAAACGAACAGGTTGCAAGTTCCTTGTTGGTGGCCGTAATGTAGATAGTGTATTCAAG GTTCTTGACGATCATGAGATTCCAAAGGAAATAAGTACAATGTTTACCTCAATTTCAGCAGATACATTCCGTATGGATATATCCTCTACAGAGCTAAGAAAGAACCAAGGAGGTGTTATTTCATAA